Proteins encoded in a region of the Deltaproteobacteria bacterium genome:
- a CDS encoding DUF1016 N-terminal domain-containing protein produces the protein MQGLWPRNLPFMRSLAAAYPDTEMVKQLVSHLPWGHIIYLLQRVKDHDARSWYTRASIANGWSRSGRPRGLRGHRVYREFSSSPALWCFRTFFRDSINLPASFLEKVSMLSFL, from the coding sequence ATGCAGGGACTGTGGCCGCGCAATCTGCCCTTCATGCGTTCGCTTGCAGCCGCCTATCCCGATACCGAAATGGTGAAACAGCTTGTTTCACATTTGCCCTGGGGGCATATCATTTACCTACTGCAACGGGTCAAGGACCATGATGCAAGAAGCTGGTATACCAGAGCCAGCATTGCCAACGGGTGGTCGCGCAGCGGCCGGCCCCGGGGTCTTCGGGGGCATAGGGTCTATCGGGAATTTTCCTCCTCCCCCGCCCTTTGGTGCTTCAGGACGTTCTTCAGGGATTCAATCAACTTGCCGGCCTCCTTCTTGGAAAAGGTTTCGATGCTTTCCTTCTTATAG